Proteins from a genomic interval of Bombus affinis isolate iyBomAffi1 chromosome 14, iyBomAffi1.2, whole genome shotgun sequence:
- the LOC126924447 gene encoding ABC transporter G family member 20 isoform X1 — protein MEDASSPSGILPTSLELKTRRPPLQTQSSTLDTKKRQAVYVRRAYKKYGSKNNPNIILDGLNMTVPKGTIYGLLGASGCGKTTLLSCIVGRRRLNSGEIWVLGGRPGSKGSGVPGPRVGYMPQEIALYGEFSIKETFIYFGWCAGMTTEQVQEKLQFLIKFLQLPTANRFVKNLSGGQQRRVSFAAALLADPELMILDEPTVGVDPVLRQNIWDHLVDLTKNSNKTIIITTHYIEETRQAGIIGLMRSGRLLAEESPTRLMEMHNVDTLEEVFLKLSRRQNMGLRRRSSILSSVTGVPPEGNVDDEMSGEFGDNVSVSSRRKSIVIDHFNVSDLPPEDECHGNSRMVNPMHMKALIWKNFLWMWRNVGMIMFIIGLPVVQILLFCLSIGKDPEGLKLAIVNHELNSSDVPHCMPSEGCNWTLLSCRFLEQLDKRQVDTVLYDTEDAARDAVKSGYAWGAIMFPWNYTDSLEARIKYGKDADDWDIDYSNMEIIMDMSNQQIGYLLQKKIYNSFQAFAQETTIACNYSEKLSTIPIDFRKPIYGPMDPNFTDFAAPGVILTIIFFLSVALTSGSMLLERNEGLLERSLVSGLTGTEILFAQVITQFTIMAGQTIMVLIVSFAIFNITCEGNIGLIGLLTVLTGLCGMCFGFVIACCSENERTATYLAMGAFLPIVMLCGIIWPIEGMHKLLKIISYTMPLTMSTESMRAILARGWSMSRSTVHNGFIATLCWICVFMTLSILLLKFKKG, from the exons ATGGAGGACGCCAGCAGTCCGTCAGGCATACTGCCTACTTCCTTGGAACTGAAAACTCGAAGACCTCCGCTTCAAACGCAATCCTCTACTCTGGATACGAAAAAGAGGCAAGCGGTGTACGTGAGGAGAGCCTACAAAAAGTATGGCTCCAAGAATAACCCGAATATTATTTTGGATGGGCTGAATATGACCGTGCCGAAAGGCACGAT ATACGGTCTGCTCGGTGCAAGCGGTTGCGGAAAGACCACATTGCTCTCTTGCATCGTGGGTCGAAGGCGTCTGAATTCCGGTGAGATCTGGGTACTCGGTGGTCGACCAGGCTCCAAAGGATCAGGTGTTCCTGGTCCACGAGTCGGTTATATGCCGCAAGAAATCGCATTGTACGGCGAATTCTCTATAAAGGAAACGTTCATATACTTCGGTTGGTGCGCTGGTATGACCACGGAGCAAGTACAGGAGAAGCTACAATTTCTTATAAAG TTTTTGCAGCTGCCAACAGCAAATCGTTTCGTGAAGAATTTGTCAGGTGGTCAGCAGAGAAGAGTCTCTTTCGCCGCGGCTCTTCTGGCTGATCCAGAGTTGATGATCCTGGACGAACCCACAGTGGGCGTAGATCCTGTTTTACGACAAAATATTTGGGACCATCTTGTCGATCTGACGAAGAACAGCAATAAGACCATTATAATCACCACCCACTATATCGAAGAAACAAGACAGGCTGGTATCATTGGTTTGATGAGGAGTGGTAGACTATTGGCTGAAGAATCACCGACGAGACTAATGGAGATGCACAACGTGGACACCCTGGAGGAAGTATTTTTAAAGCTGAGCAGAAGGCAAAATATGGGTCTTCGAAGGAGAAGCAGCATCCTCAGCAGTGTTACTGGTGTTCCTCCTGAAGGT AACGTAGATGACGAAATGAGCGGTGAATTTGGCGACAACGTCAGTGTTTCTAGTCGAAGGAAAAGCATCGTCATCGATCATTTCAAT GTGTCGGATTTGCCACCAGAAGATGAGTGTCACGGAAACTCCAGGATGGTCAATCCGATGCACATGAAGGCTCTTATATGGAAGAACTTCTTATGGATGTGGCGAAATGTAGG CATGATTATGTTTATCATCGGTCTGCCAGTCGTTCAAATCCTTCTGTTCTGTCTCTCCATCGGTAAAGATCCGGAAGGCCTGAAACTGGCAATAGTGAATCACGAATTAAACAGCAGCGACGTGCCACATTGTATGCCATCAGAAGGCTGTAATTGGACTTTGTTAAGTTGTCGATTTTTAGAACAATTAGATAAAAGACAGGTGGACACTGTACTATATGACACCGAAGACGCTGCTAGAGATGCTGTTAAAAGTGGCTATGCTTGGGGTGCCATAATGTTTCCCTGGAATTACACGGATTCCTTGGAAGCGAGAATAAAGTATGGAAAAGATGCCGACGACTGGGATATAGATTACTCTAACATGGAAATCATCATGGATATGTCTA ATCAGCAAATTGGGTATCTCCTTCAAAAAAAGATTTATAATTCGTTTCAAGCATTTGCTCAGGAAACGACAATTGCTTGCAATTACAGCGAAAAACTATCAACTATACCGATTGAT TTTAGAAAACCAATATATGGTCCCATGGATCCAAATTTCACCGACTTTGCAGCGCCaggtgttattttaac AATAATCTTTTTCTTGTCGGTTGCATTGACTTCTGGCTCCATGTTGTTAGAAAGAAACGAAGGTCTTCTCGAAAGAAGTTTGGTTTCTG GTCTCACTGGAACGGAAATTCTTTTCGCACAAGTTATAACTCAATTCACGATAATGGCAGGCCAAACGATAATGGTTCTAATAGTTTCGTTCGCAATATTTAATATCACGTGTGAAGGTAATATCGGTTTGATCGGCCTACTGACTGTCCTCACTGGATTGTGTGGAATGTGTTTCG GATTCGTTATTGCATGTTGCTCTGAAAACGAAAGAACCGCGACTTACCTTGCGATGGGTGCTTTTCTACCCATTGTGATGTTATGTGGAATAATCTGGCCTATCGAAGGAATGCATAaactattaaaaattattagttATACGATGCCTCTAACAATGAGCACAGAATCAATGAGAGCCATACTAGCTAGAGGATGGTCAATGTCGCGCTCTACGGTTCACAATGGTTTCATCGCTACGCTTTGTTGGATATGCGTGTTTATGACTCTATCGATATTATTGCTCAAATTCAAGAAAGGATAA
- the LOC126924454 gene encoding dentin sialophosphoprotein-like isoform X2: MLQLRVIVVLLVPMCVGRASSLYASREEHPSKVDIGNLKEPTDILSNSSSKATTSSIKAAEDNTGIKTANETSNSTLTNTANATVNTPVEKTIDEKKEDNEKLNNSEQNNEKLNSDKQNSEKLNNEEQSSEKLNKEQVNNKTRSNEKQNSEEQNDKKENCTSTKEAEDMLYCNKHPRDDDGDSLNATESTITNTTTANNKTGSTTEPQVSEVIPHEKEKGDAKDGEINGNNTQSTTEVHYAIVPSDTNHTINTNNSDILNSTDSKDSTNTTETSHEVNKVEDINSEVIKAVKSDQSNSKHMSSGIIALVTAISFAVVIALAYIGMIVWRRYIEYRYGHRELLVNELEFDTNDLRHFEL; encoded by the exons ATGCTTCAATTGCGGGTGATCGTTGTTCTGCTGGTTCCGATGTGCG TTGGCAGAGCCTCTTCACTGTATGCAAGCAGAGAAGAACATCCAAGCAAAGTGGACATCGGAAACCTGAAGGAACCGACCGATATTTTGAGTAATAGCAGTAGCAAAGCGACCACCTCATCGATAAAGGCGGCAGAAGATAATACGG gtaTAAAAACAGCGAACGAAACCAGTAATTCTACATTAACTAATACAGCTAATGCGACTGTAAATACGCCGGTAGAAAAAACAATTGACGAGAAGAAGGAAGATAATGAGAAGCTAAATAATAGCGAGCAAAATAATGAGAAGCTAAATAGTGACAAGCAAAATAGTGAAAAGCTAAATAATGAAGAGCAAAGTAGTGAGAAGCTAAATAAAGAACAGGTAAATAACAAAACGCGAAGTAACGAGAAGCAAAATAGTGAAGAGcaaaatgataaaaaagaaaactgtACTTCTACGAAAGAAGCAGAGGACATGCTTTACTGTAATAAGCATCCACGGGATGATGATGGTGATTCGTTAAATGCTACAg AATCCACGATAACTAATACGACTACTGCAAATAATAAGACTGGATCCACTACGGAGCCTCAGGTATCGGAAGTTATACCTCATGAGAAAGAAAAAGGTGACGCGAAAGACGGGGAAATCAATGGAAATAATACGCAGAGTACAACTGAAGTACATTACGCTATTGTACCTTCTGACACAAATCACACTATCAATACCAATAATTCtg ATATTCTGAATTCGACGGATTCGAAAGATAGTACTAATACTACTGAAACATCGCATGAAGTAAATAAGGTTGAGGATATAAATTCTGAAGTTATTAAGGCTGTGAAATCTGATCAGAGTAACAGTAAACATATGTCTTCGGGAATCATAGCACTAGTTACTGCGATCAGTTTTGCTGTAGTAATTGCATTGGCATATATTGGAATGATCGTTTGGAGGCGGTACATCGA atATAGATATGGACACCGGGAGTTACTTGTTAATGAACTAGAATTTGATACTAACGATTTGCGTCATTTTGAG CTGTGA
- the LOC126924455 gene encoding DNA excision repair protein ERCC-1 yields MEEKDKNNDEISPSKQARVDSFQSAFSELKKSEFFSEPLPGPSKVTSASKFNTLLVSLKQKGNPLLKFINNVPWEFSEIVPDYVMGKTTCALFLSIRYHQLNPDYIHERLKALGNMYNLRVLLVQVDVAEPNHALKHLTRICILADLTLMLAWNAEDAGKIIETYKIYENKPPDAIMERSDTAPYQKLMNALTTIRSVNKTDATTLLSTFGTLSDLVQTPSSVLALCPGVGIQKAERIHKTLHEQFLRPSKSVK; encoded by the exons ATGGaagagaaagataaaaacaatgATGAAATTTCTCCATCTAAACAAGCTAGAGTTGATTCTTTCCAAA GTGCATTTAGCGAATTAAAGAAATCAGAATTTTTCAGTGAACCATTACCTGGTCCTTCTAAAGTCACGAGTGCCTCAAAATTTAATACACTGTTAGTCAGTTTAAAACAA aaaggaaatccattattgaaatttataaataatgttCCTTGGGAATTTTCTGAAATTGTACCAGATTATGTTATGGGAAAAACTACTTGTGCTCTTTTCTTATCGATACGTTATCATCAACTTAATCCTGACTATATTCATGAACGCTTGAAGGCCTTAGGAAACATGTACAATCTAAGAGTGCTTTTAGTACAG GTAGATGTGGCAGAGCCTAATCATGCTTTGAAACATTTAACAAGAATTTGCATTCTGGCAGATTTAACACTAATGCTGGCCTGGAATGCGGAAGATGCAGgcaaaattattgaaacataCAAGATTTATGAAAATAAGCCACCTGATGCAATAATGGAACGAAGTGATACAGCACCATATCAAAAG TTAATGAATGCCTTGACAACAATTCGATCAGTTAATAAAACAGATGCCACAACTCTTTTATCAACCTTTGGTACATTAAGTGATCTGGTACAGACACCATCAAGTGTACTTGCTCTTTGTCCCGGTGTTGGGATACAAAAAGCAGAAAGAATCCATAAAACGTTGCATGAACAATTTTTACGTCCTTCAAAGTCTGTAAAATAA
- the LOC126924453 gene encoding STAM-binding protein codes for MSKETSEIKSVNAKHPWKNVGISDPRARLKNLSDYASTVEMDRNIPPQRYYRSGVEMIRMADMCMKDNNLEYAYILYVKFITIFVEKIRNHPQFDTVSLKDKEHNQQTLRKVLPKAEELKKQLLEQYQTELNKYLEDVKEREKIEKERLKQEELEKLREEEERKNKLAALAAVKAAEAAMVASVTSPEDAKLKKISSIPSRPLVSPSSDITAQTSKEKPTIDRSTKPSLLCDSFTLRDIVLPTKLMQNFLMLAFSNTMNNKETCGILAGKLERNKLVVTHLLIPEQTGSPDSCVTYNEEDIFDYQDQHNLITLGWIHTHPTQTAFLSSVDLHTHCAYQLMMAEAIAIVCAPKYDETGFFILTPEYGLEFIANCRETGFHPHPTDPPLYTKAKHCKLDVTAVIEVVDLRRK; via the exons ATGAGCAAGGAAACGTCAGAGATCAAAAGTGTCAATGCCAAACATCCTTGGAAGAATGTTGGCATATCAGATCCACGAGCACGGTTGAAGAATCTCTCGGATTATGCTTCCACAGTAGAAATGGACCGTAACATTCCACCTCAAAG ATATTATCGTTCTGGTGTAGAGATGATTAGGATGGCAGATATGTGCATGAAAGATAATAATCTTGAATATGCATATATTTTATACGTCAAATTCATAAC gatttttgttgaaaaaataagaaatcaTCCACAATTTGACACAGTATCATTAAAAGATAAGGAGCATAATCAACAAACATTACGTAAAGTACTTCCTAAGGCTGAAGAATTAAAGAAACAATTATTAGAACAATATCAAACAGAATTAAATAAGTATCTGGAAGAtgtaaaagaaagagaaaaaattgAAAAGGAAAGACTGAAACAAGAAGAATTAGAAAA GTtgagagaagaggaagaaagaaagaacaaatTAGCTGCATTAGCAGCTGTTAAAGCAGCAGAAGCTGCTATGGTTGCAAGTGTAACATCTCCTGAAGATGCCAAGCTTAAAAAAATTTCGAGTATACCATCAAGACCATTAGTAAGTCCATCTAGTGATATAACTGCACAGACATCTAAAGAAAA aCCCACTATAGATCGCTCAACAAAACCTTCTTTGCTTTGTGACAGTTTTACTTTAAGAGACATAGTATTGCCAACTAAATTAATGCAAAACTTCCTCATGTTGGCATTCTCTAACACTATGAATAATAAAGAAACTTGTGGTATATTAGCAGGCAAATTAGAAAGAAATAAATTAGTTGTTACACATTTATTAATTCCTGAACAAACTGGATCCCCAGATTCTTGTGTAACGTATAATGAAGAAGATATATTTGATTATCAGGATCAACATAATTTGATTACTCTTGGTTGGATACat ACGCATCCTACACAGACTGCCTTTCTATCTAGTGTTGATCTTCATACACATTGTGCATATCAACTTATGATGGCTGAAGCCATTGCCATTGTTTGTGCTCCTAAATATGATGa AACAGGATTTTTCATTCTGACTCCAGAATATGGATTAGAATTTATTGCCAATTGCAGAGAAACTGGATTTCATCCACATCCAACAGATCCTCCACTATACACG AAAGCAAAACACTGTAAGTTGGATGTAACTGCAGTGATAGAAGTAGTGGACCTAAGAAGAAAATGA
- the LOC126924447 gene encoding ABC transporter G family member 23 isoform X2, whose product MEDASSPSGILPTSLELKTRRPPLQTQSSTLDTKKRQAVYVRRAYKKYGSKNNPNIILDGLNMTVPKGTIYGLLGASGCGKTTLLSCIVGRRRLNSGEIWVLGGRPGSKGSGVPGPRVGYMPQEIALYGEFSIKETFIYFGWCAGMTTEQVQEKLQFLIKFLQLPTANRFVKNLSGGQQRRVSFAAALLADPELMILDEPTVGVDPVLRQNIWDHLVDLTKNSNKTIIITTHYIEETRQAGIIGLMRSGRLLAEESPTRLMEMHNVDTLEEVFLKLSRRQNMGLRRRSSILSSVTGVPPEGVSDLPPEDECHGNSRMVNPMHMKALIWKNFLWMWRNVGMIMFIIGLPVVQILLFCLSIGKDPEGLKLAIVNHELNSSDVPHCMPSEGCNWTLLSCRFLEQLDKRQVDTVLYDTEDAARDAVKSGYAWGAIMFPWNYTDSLEARIKYGKDADDWDIDYSNMEIIMDMSNQQIGYLLQKKIYNSFQAFAQETTIACNYSEKLSTIPIDFRKPIYGPMDPNFTDFAAPGVILTIIFFLSVALTSGSMLLERNEGLLERSLVSGLTGTEILFAQVITQFTIMAGQTIMVLIVSFAIFNITCEGNIGLIGLLTVLTGLCGMCFGFVIACCSENERTATYLAMGAFLPIVMLCGIIWPIEGMHKLLKIISYTMPLTMSTESMRAILARGWSMSRSTVHNGFIATLCWICVFMTLSILLLKFKKG is encoded by the exons ATGGAGGACGCCAGCAGTCCGTCAGGCATACTGCCTACTTCCTTGGAACTGAAAACTCGAAGACCTCCGCTTCAAACGCAATCCTCTACTCTGGATACGAAAAAGAGGCAAGCGGTGTACGTGAGGAGAGCCTACAAAAAGTATGGCTCCAAGAATAACCCGAATATTATTTTGGATGGGCTGAATATGACCGTGCCGAAAGGCACGAT ATACGGTCTGCTCGGTGCAAGCGGTTGCGGAAAGACCACATTGCTCTCTTGCATCGTGGGTCGAAGGCGTCTGAATTCCGGTGAGATCTGGGTACTCGGTGGTCGACCAGGCTCCAAAGGATCAGGTGTTCCTGGTCCACGAGTCGGTTATATGCCGCAAGAAATCGCATTGTACGGCGAATTCTCTATAAAGGAAACGTTCATATACTTCGGTTGGTGCGCTGGTATGACCACGGAGCAAGTACAGGAGAAGCTACAATTTCTTATAAAG TTTTTGCAGCTGCCAACAGCAAATCGTTTCGTGAAGAATTTGTCAGGTGGTCAGCAGAGAAGAGTCTCTTTCGCCGCGGCTCTTCTGGCTGATCCAGAGTTGATGATCCTGGACGAACCCACAGTGGGCGTAGATCCTGTTTTACGACAAAATATTTGGGACCATCTTGTCGATCTGACGAAGAACAGCAATAAGACCATTATAATCACCACCCACTATATCGAAGAAACAAGACAGGCTGGTATCATTGGTTTGATGAGGAGTGGTAGACTATTGGCTGAAGAATCACCGACGAGACTAATGGAGATGCACAACGTGGACACCCTGGAGGAAGTATTTTTAAAGCTGAGCAGAAGGCAAAATATGGGTCTTCGAAGGAGAAGCAGCATCCTCAGCAGTGTTACTGGTGTTCCTCCTGAAGGT GTGTCGGATTTGCCACCAGAAGATGAGTGTCACGGAAACTCCAGGATGGTCAATCCGATGCACATGAAGGCTCTTATATGGAAGAACTTCTTATGGATGTGGCGAAATGTAGG CATGATTATGTTTATCATCGGTCTGCCAGTCGTTCAAATCCTTCTGTTCTGTCTCTCCATCGGTAAAGATCCGGAAGGCCTGAAACTGGCAATAGTGAATCACGAATTAAACAGCAGCGACGTGCCACATTGTATGCCATCAGAAGGCTGTAATTGGACTTTGTTAAGTTGTCGATTTTTAGAACAATTAGATAAAAGACAGGTGGACACTGTACTATATGACACCGAAGACGCTGCTAGAGATGCTGTTAAAAGTGGCTATGCTTGGGGTGCCATAATGTTTCCCTGGAATTACACGGATTCCTTGGAAGCGAGAATAAAGTATGGAAAAGATGCCGACGACTGGGATATAGATTACTCTAACATGGAAATCATCATGGATATGTCTA ATCAGCAAATTGGGTATCTCCTTCAAAAAAAGATTTATAATTCGTTTCAAGCATTTGCTCAGGAAACGACAATTGCTTGCAATTACAGCGAAAAACTATCAACTATACCGATTGAT TTTAGAAAACCAATATATGGTCCCATGGATCCAAATTTCACCGACTTTGCAGCGCCaggtgttattttaac AATAATCTTTTTCTTGTCGGTTGCATTGACTTCTGGCTCCATGTTGTTAGAAAGAAACGAAGGTCTTCTCGAAAGAAGTTTGGTTTCTG GTCTCACTGGAACGGAAATTCTTTTCGCACAAGTTATAACTCAATTCACGATAATGGCAGGCCAAACGATAATGGTTCTAATAGTTTCGTTCGCAATATTTAATATCACGTGTGAAGGTAATATCGGTTTGATCGGCCTACTGACTGTCCTCACTGGATTGTGTGGAATGTGTTTCG GATTCGTTATTGCATGTTGCTCTGAAAACGAAAGAACCGCGACTTACCTTGCGATGGGTGCTTTTCTACCCATTGTGATGTTATGTGGAATAATCTGGCCTATCGAAGGAATGCATAaactattaaaaattattagttATACGATGCCTCTAACAATGAGCACAGAATCAATGAGAGCCATACTAGCTAGAGGATGGTCAATGTCGCGCTCTACGGTTCACAATGGTTTCATCGCTACGCTTTGTTGGATATGCGTGTTTATGACTCTATCGATATTATTGCTCAAATTCAAGAAAGGATAA
- the LOC126924458 gene encoding CDGSH iron-sulfur domain-containing protein 2 homolog gives MYPLAHLVKESLPNYLAGLPIPDTIGGWFRLGIRDWISLVPPTALLAGIGYMSYKAFCPKARGPLCGFVNPNIKKDVNKVVDTVDIEDITEKAAFCRCWRSKNWPYCDGTHGSHNQETNDNVGPLVITRNKD, from the exons ATGTATCCACTAGCACATCTCGTCAAAGAATCTCTTCCAAATTATTTAGCTGGATTGCCTATTCCGGATACTATAGGAGGATGGTTTCGACTTGGAA taCGTGATTGGATTTCCTTAGTCCCACCAACTGCGTTATTAGCGGGTATCGGTTATATGTCATACAAAGCATTTTGTCCAAAGGCTAGAGGACCA CTATGTGGGTTTGTGAATCCCAATATAAAGAAGGATGTAAATAAAGTGGTAGACACAGTTGATATAGAAGATATCACTGAGAAAGCTGCATTTTGCCGTTGTTGGAGATCTAAGAAT tgGCCATATTGTGATGGCACTCATGGAAGTCATAATCAGGAAACGAATGATAATGTGGGTCCTCTTGTAATTACAAGAAACAAAGATTAA
- the LOC126924454 gene encoding dentin sialophosphoprotein-like isoform X1, translated as MLQLRVIVVLLVPMCVSLSVGRASSLYASREEHPSKVDIGNLKEPTDILSNSSSKATTSSIKAAEDNTGIKTANETSNSTLTNTANATVNTPVEKTIDEKKEDNEKLNNSEQNNEKLNSDKQNSEKLNNEEQSSEKLNKEQVNNKTRSNEKQNSEEQNDKKENCTSTKEAEDMLYCNKHPRDDDGDSLNATESTITNTTTANNKTGSTTEPQVSEVIPHEKEKGDAKDGEINGNNTQSTTEVHYAIVPSDTNHTINTNNSDILNSTDSKDSTNTTETSHEVNKVEDINSEVIKAVKSDQSNSKHMSSGIIALVTAISFAVVIALAYIGMIVWRRYIEYRYGHRELLVNELEFDTNDLRHFEL; from the exons ATGCTTCAATTGCGGGTGATCGTTGTTCTGCTGGTTCCGATGTGCG tttcgtTGTCAGTTGGCAGAGCCTCTTCACTGTATGCAAGCAGAGAAGAACATCCAAGCAAAGTGGACATCGGAAACCTGAAGGAACCGACCGATATTTTGAGTAATAGCAGTAGCAAAGCGACCACCTCATCGATAAAGGCGGCAGAAGATAATACGG gtaTAAAAACAGCGAACGAAACCAGTAATTCTACATTAACTAATACAGCTAATGCGACTGTAAATACGCCGGTAGAAAAAACAATTGACGAGAAGAAGGAAGATAATGAGAAGCTAAATAATAGCGAGCAAAATAATGAGAAGCTAAATAGTGACAAGCAAAATAGTGAAAAGCTAAATAATGAAGAGCAAAGTAGTGAGAAGCTAAATAAAGAACAGGTAAATAACAAAACGCGAAGTAACGAGAAGCAAAATAGTGAAGAGcaaaatgataaaaaagaaaactgtACTTCTACGAAAGAAGCAGAGGACATGCTTTACTGTAATAAGCATCCACGGGATGATGATGGTGATTCGTTAAATGCTACAg AATCCACGATAACTAATACGACTACTGCAAATAATAAGACTGGATCCACTACGGAGCCTCAGGTATCGGAAGTTATACCTCATGAGAAAGAAAAAGGTGACGCGAAAGACGGGGAAATCAATGGAAATAATACGCAGAGTACAACTGAAGTACATTACGCTATTGTACCTTCTGACACAAATCACACTATCAATACCAATAATTCtg ATATTCTGAATTCGACGGATTCGAAAGATAGTACTAATACTACTGAAACATCGCATGAAGTAAATAAGGTTGAGGATATAAATTCTGAAGTTATTAAGGCTGTGAAATCTGATCAGAGTAACAGTAAACATATGTCTTCGGGAATCATAGCACTAGTTACTGCGATCAGTTTTGCTGTAGTAATTGCATTGGCATATATTGGAATGATCGTTTGGAGGCGGTACATCGA atATAGATATGGACACCGGGAGTTACTTGTTAATGAACTAGAATTTGATACTAACGATTTGCGTCATTTTGAG CTGTGA